From the Anguilla rostrata isolate EN2019 chromosome 5, ASM1855537v3, whole genome shotgun sequence genome, the window ACTTCGATGGACATTATTCAATAATGTGTCCAGTACAGTCCTTCAAAATATCTTGTTTTCAGAGCAGAAAATGTCCAGCACTTTCAATGCATGTGCAACAAATGGGCGTGTCTGTTCCCAATCATGCTCGGTTGTCGTGCACAagcacactgtgtgtgctgcgctctgattggctttGTTAGGGGGACACCACTGCGCTCTGATTGGACGGCGAGTGAATCATGGGAACTTCAATTCATTACGccccctttgtttttgtgcagtgtgctgCATGAGCGTGATTATGGCGACGGCTGGAAAAGTAAgttcatttctgcatttcatatatatgtatagtgGCAACGCCCAGCATTTATGTATAGTGTGGGATCTTCCGTACATTGCGATGTTTATAGAAGCATTGCAAATCCGCATGTTAAAACAACAAAGGTGGCTTGGATCGAGCGCTGTCAAAACTTCTGTTCATgctttgtctttattttctgcttttgtttcttACTGGATTCGAGTTTGTGTTAAGCTTCTTCCAGAAGACTACTTGAACTGAATGGAATCCGTTCTATCCATGTTTCAGCTGTTtgcaatgtttgttttgcacgtgtacaaaaactaaaatcaaCTGGCCAGTTCGAATCGTAGGGAAGTTGGGGGTCGGGCGATCTTGCAGTAATTTTTCTTCTTATGATTTCTATGTGCGGCATACGTCCATGTGACTTCCTAACAGTGAACATCGATATCACAAGATCGTGCAGAAATAGCAGCTGTCAGTGATTGAAGGACTTTAAATAGTAGGCTGGAATGCTACAGCTTACATTTGTCTAATGTTCTGCAGTTGTGTACAGCTCGTCATCAGTAAGAGTTCATGTTAATTTATAACATTTTATagtatttatgtaaaaatatgaactTGAACGTTGCCTTGTATGAGTTGATCAATCACAAACGTGCACACCTTGTCCACACCGAAGTAAGGTGCAGTCactgagctgattggctgttgtttTTATCCGGAATAACTTGAACTTTGAACCTCCATTTGTCTGCTACTTTAAAGGGATTGTGACAACTCTTCTTACATTCCATTCACAAGTAGCATGTCGGTTATAGTATTAACCTGGGTACTTGCATTTCTTCAGTCTTTGTGCAAAACAGGAATTTGTTCCATATGACTTTCCCAGGAACACATTATGAAGTTAGACTTTACCACTGGAGTTCGACCAATAAACAAGGCCTTGTTATACTGCCACATATTAAGAACAGGATTGATTCCCAGTACCTGACAGCCTGCATGACCTCTGCCCGTTCCTTGATGCCTGTTGAGATGCCCTCTACAGCTCGCCTGTTTTCCAGGTGATTAAGTGCAAGGCGGCGGTggcctggggggcggggaagACCCTGTCGATCGAAGAGGTGGAGGTGGCTCCGCCCAAAGCCCACGAGGTCCGCATCAAGGTAGCGTTCACGACCCCCCCGAGCGTCGCCACGGTTACAGACAATCGCAACACACGATCCGGCTGGCTTCGCTATAGCCACGGAATTACACCACCAGCACCGGAAGACTTCACTTCACGTCCGAGTAATTACCTCAATGGAGAACTGACACGCCAAAGCGTGCGCCGGCAGGCAAATTATTATATCTCTTAATTACCAGGCCTCATAAATTCCACCACGGTAATTCCTGTTCATTATCAGGACGGGTTTATGGGCTGCAGTAATCATTAGCCTTACGCAAAAGCTGCCTTTTGCATTCAGATTGCGCTGACTactaaatgtcaaaaaaaataagtgGAATACCTCCACAAATTCAAGTTGGGTAAACCTGACTTTATTTCTCATGGAGACAGTGCTGGTGAGAGTGATTGTGATCACCACAGTATTCACGATGGCTGTGGTCATATATTCCCTAGATGATTACAGCAGTATTGGCGATGTTGGCGATGACCATGCTCATGTTGACTATAGCGGTGATGGTGACCGTCGTTCTCGCGAACGCGCTGTGTTTCAGCTCTTTGCCACGGGGATCTGTCACACGGATTCCTACACGCTCAGCGGGTCCGACCCCGAGGGGCTCTTCCCCGTCATCCTGGGGCACGAGGGGGCCGGAACAGTGGAGAGTGTTGGAGAGGGCGTCACCAAATTCAAAGCAGGTAAGAAGCTTGGCAGATTAAACTGGCTTAAACCGTAGCGTCATAAAATACTCGGCTCTGATTTGTCGACGGGGTGCTGctaaacacaacagaaaactGCAATTCACGGCTAATGAATGAGTTCTAGCAGAAGCAAATAACTGTAACAGCAAGGTGGTAGCAACAAGtacatttttgaatttgagtgttgaattatttttgtgtggATTATAAAATGTGCATAACATTCAACGTAAagttatactttttttattgttttgtttaaggTGACACCGTGGTTCCCCTGTATGTTCCGCAGTGTGGGGACTGCAAGTTCTGCAAAAACCCCAAGACCAATCTCTGTCAAAAGATCAGGTAGGGAACAAAGGTTAGAGGGtgttgtaggttttcactccaacctgaacaacacctcattcaacagcgcacctcattcaacagctggagacctctttgagctgctaattagttgaatcggttgtgccaaattagggtacGGTAGAAATCGAAAACCAACATAGgccggtagatctccaggaacaatgTTGGGGCAGGCCTGCTCcaacctctcctctctcccattcAGGGTGACCCAGGGTCAGGGACAGATGCCGGACCGGACGACCCGGTTCACCTGCCAGGGGAAGCCGGTGTTCCACTTCATGGGGTGCAGCACCTTCTCCGAGTACACCGTGGTGGTGGACATCTCCCTGGCCAAGGTGGACGAGAAGGCCGCCCTGGACAAGGTGTGCCTCCTGGGCTGCGGCATCTCCACGGGCTACGGGGCGGTCCTGAACACTGCCAAGGTGAGCTGCGCCCCAAAAAACGAACCGCCTCTCTGCCAAATTCACTCGCTCTCGGAAACGACTACGGGCCAGGAGACGGGACCACGTTTATCGAAGTTTAGCATCGTAAGTCTAGGCTGTTCTTAGAAGTGATATGATAGATTTACAGGTTGATTTGCATCTTCAAGGTGCTACCAAAGACGCATTAATCAATACCCACAGCCTCCCATGGAGGGAATTACATTAATAGCAGGTCCTTCGAGGTTATTGGCTGTTTAGTAGCAGAGTAATTCAGTGGTCTGAATgaacagggccctgtttcacaaagcaggattactgagttagctggattagtgcactgagtaaaacccggaaccctcccgaatctggaacatggactcaAGTAAAGAGAGCTGTCAACAGAGCTATCCAGCCCAACTCAGTAATCCCGCTTCATGAAACACCCCCCAGGAACGAGCACTGGGTTGGGGGAGTGCCCCACGAGGAACATTCCTGACGTAGCTGTGGTGGTGCACCCCGCAGGTGGAGCCGGGGTCCACCTGCGCTGTTTTCGGCCTGGGGGCCCTGGGCCTCGCTGTCATCATGGGCTGCAAGGAGGTGGGGGCGTCCCGGATCATCGGCGTCGACATCAACCCCGACAAGTTCCAGAAGGCCAAGGAGTTCGGGGCCACCGAACTGGTGAACCCCAAGGACCACAGCCGCCCCATACAGGAGGTCCTGGTGGAGATGACGGACGGAGGGCTGGACTACACCTTCGAGTGCGTGGGCAACGTGGCCATCATGGTGAGACCCGCCCGACCGTCTGTGATGAGTCACACCTTGCAGGAGACTTTCTGGGAGGGTTTAGATCTCTGTGTTCGGGGTCTGAAGTGATCTGTGTGGGCTGAGGTTTCCGCCGTTTCGGTTCCTACGGTGACGGTGTTTTGGCGGTCTGTGTTTCAGAGAGCGGCCCTGGAAGCCTGCCACAAGGGCTGGGGGGTCAGCGTCATCATCGGGGTggccggggcggggcaggagatCTCCACCCGCCCCTTCCAGCTGGTCACGGGGCGCACCTGGAAGGGAACTGCTTTTGGAGGTGATCAGATTTTTTTGAATATCGTATTGGGCGCAGTTATCTTCGGgctacaaatattttaatgagttTTGATTGAGTTTAGTTGtgtgtgatgcattctgggCTTTAGGCTGACGGTGTTGTATTTTTCAGCATGTTTGGTCAGCGCAGATTGTGTAATGCATGGTGTGCTATAGGCTGAAAGAGTTGTTTTTCTCAACATGTTTAGTAAGCAATGTTTGCATGATGTGTTTCTATGCTTCAGGGTGGAAGAGTGTGGAGAGCGTGCCCAAGCTGGTCGATGACTACATGAACAAGAAGCTGAAGGTGGATGAGTTTGTGACCCACACCTTGCCCTTCGACAAGATCAACGAAGGCTTTGAACTCCTGCACTCTGGGCAAAGGTAAGCGGGAACTCCCAATACTTCCATGAGTTTTACACAGACCTTTAATTACAGTagatctcatttaaaaaaaccctccaCCCCCTGCGGCGGTCACCTGAggccattacccacaatccacccTTCTCAAAACCAGCTGATACACAGATGACTCTCGATTGTACCCGCAAACTTGCAGGGTCCAGTCCCGTATTCTTCCCAGACCTGGAAACAAATCTCATTCAATCTCCTATCTACAATGGGGCACACTTTGTCAAAACAAGTAGAACTTGTAATGTATTGGCAATATACACAAAAAGTGTATTTAAGGAATATGTACAGTGTAAGGTGAATGACGGGAGCAGTCCATGTGTAGGACAGCATGGTTGTGTTATAGCATTtgcagtttttaattttaatcctTAATTAAGGCCATGTTTAATGCCATACAAGGAGTGTACATGGTGCGTACATTTCATAATAATTCTGTTAATTTTTTCACCCAGCATTCGGACTGTCCTGAACTTCTAGGCTTTGGGTTCTGACTCGGCTGCTTCAGACAACGACCCTGGTTTCCTCCTCTTGCTAAAGTTGCCAgtcccctccgcccccacccccccagtagTGCCACCTTTCATCTAATGCCATTTTTTGGGTAGTCTTCAAATTACCCCatattaaatgttgtttttacagTCAGTTTATATTTTACTGAACTGTTTAAATGGGCACTTTATCTTTTTTCTGCACTTGAATAAACAACGGATGGATCACAAAACTGGCTCAAGGTCTTGTCTACAATAAAATCAAAAGGCTGATCTGCCTTCACTGTGGTATCTGTTAAACTCAGAGCTGTTTTCCCAGACAACAATTAAGCCTAGTCTTGACTAAAAACATTTCCCCAATGGAGATATCCACTGAAAAAGGACACCTGGTCTTGGACTAGGCTTAATCCTAGTCTGGGACACCAGCCCACAGTGCGTTTAGCTTTTGACCGCTAGTCCTACACCAGGGTGTTCAACATAATCCTGCTGGATACAGGATTTTCACATACATGCCTCGGTATTAACACCTGTATTCATttcacaattatattttttgtgaaatgtgtaaCCCCACACAGGGCTGTTGAGTCATAACTTGCATCACAAACTCTTCACATTCTTAAGCAGCCCACTGACAAAAGTCATCACTTTTGTCAAACAAATGCATAGTTTACCCCCAAACGCACAATTTGCTCAAGTCATTTTGCTCCCCCCAAAGCAAAACATTACAACTGGGGTGTCAACCCTGAGGATTACCAGTGTAATCAGCTGATTTAATTGATCtattaaatatcaaataaaataccGCAGGAACTTGTAGTTCTCTTGGACCATAATTGGCCATGCCTGGATTACAGGAacctttatatataatataacctctgatatataaatatttggATGAAGAAGAGATCCACaatgaatatattatttaatgcCGTTTGAATCAACACTGATACAATAGGAGTGTTCGGCTGTCCGTGGTCTTCCGCTTCTGGGCACATTCAACACCGAATGACTTCACACAACGGTGACACTTCAACGTTccaggccagccaatcagagtgagggagaggccGAAGGACCGCCCACAACCCTTCTCACGCACATACAGAAAAGTGAGACACCACTGACAACCAGAGCCTCACCAACATCACTTCAaagttgcatttaaaaaaaaataaataaaaaattaacgtGATTTGGgtaaaataatttctgtattGGCAGAACTGGGCGAAAACAATCCTgactgattttattattttcttttctatttttgcgGTGCCGGTTTTAGCTTTAGTACAGGAAAGGACGACGTCTGCgttgcctgggggggggggggataatacTCAACGGCGAACGTCCACatcaaacatacaaaaataaaaataaaatggtctcAGAATCACGAAGATAAGGCCTGGAAATGGTGCGGGATGACTGGAGTTTCTAAGTACAGGGACGTGAGAGCACTGTCGCGTAAAATACGAAAATGTTCAGCGTGAAAAGTCGATCGCTCGACGCCGGCGTTCCCTCGGTCCGTCTTAGCAGGCTCGCGCGTTCTCCGACGGTAAGGCTGAGCGCGCTACTCCGTGCTCTGGCGGAAAGGACGGcggttttaaaataataataataataataaccgtCTCCTAGCCAATCGACTCTTCTACTGCGAACCACAAGCTCGGACCGGGCCATCGGCATTTCGGCTTCTAAAGCGACGCGATGGAACTGTGTGCGGGTTCCCCCCGCGGACGACCGGAGGAGAGTCTCACGGCGCGGCGTACATTCCGACAGTACATTCTAAATTTAAGCACCCTCGTGCGGTTCGCCTCTACGGAATCCAAGCTTGGCGGCGAGGACGACGTCCTTGGTAACATCGAAAACGTACGTGCGTGTCATAAATAAACTCCGCGTATCATAAATAAGCCTCTAGCGATATTTTCGTTTAAATAGCAATCTTTGTCTTAAATGAGATCGGCggaaaatttattaaaaaaaaaaaaaaaaaaaaaaatgggtgacCCCacgtaaaaagaaaatatcccACACAGTTGATTTTGATTCCAGATGTATTCAAGTATCAGCGTAAAATCGAAGATGGAGGAAAATACCGAAGGAGAGGCCCAGGATTGAGGCCGCGGCAGGGTGGTGTGTAAACAGTGCTCTGTcacagtcctgtgtgtgtgtgtgtgtgtgtgcatgtgtgtgtgtgtccctgtgtctgtgtgtgtccctgtgtctgtgtgtgtgcatgtgtgtccctgtgtctgcgcgcgcgtgtgtgtgtgtgtgtgtgtgtgtgtgtgtgtgtgtgtctgtgtgtccctgtgtctgtgtgtgtgcatgtgtgtccctgtgtctgcgcgcgcgtgtgtgtgtgtgtgtgtgtgtgtgagagtgtctgcaagtgtgtgtctgtgtgtgcacgtgtatatgtatgtatgtgtgcacatgcgtgtgtgtatgtgtctgtgtgcatgtatctgtgcaCGGgcatgtatgcttgtgtgagtgtgtgcatctgtgtatgtgcgtatgtatgtatgtatgcgcatgtgtgagtgtgtgtgcatctgtgtttgtgcgtatgtatatatgtatgcgtgtgtgtgtgcgcgtgtgtctgcctgtgtgtgtttatgtgtgtctgcgtgtgtgtctacgtgtgtatgtatgcgtgtgtgtgtttgtgtgtgtgtgtgtgtgtgtttgtctgcgtgtgtgtgtccgtgtgtgtgtgtgtgtttgtctgcgcgtgtgtgtgtttgtgtgtgtgtgtgtgtgtgtttatgtgtgtgtgtgtttgtctgcgtgtgtgtgtgtgtctaagtgtgtatgtatgcgtgtgtgtgtgtgtgtgcgtatctgtgcgtgtgcgggACCGTCGGGGGCCACCGCGGTCCGCTCTACATCTGGCTCATGAAGTGGGGGCGGCCGCTGTCGTCCAGGCGGCGCGTGAGGATCTCGCAGCCCGTCTCCGTCACCAGCAGGGTGTGCTCAAACTGCGCCGAGCGCTTCCCGTCCCGGGTCACCGCCGTCCAGCCGTCCGGCCACGTCTCGTCCTGCCACCCCCCTGGAGAGAGGACGGGCGCGGTCAGGGAGAGGGGCGGGCGCGGTCAGGGAGAAGATTGGGCGTGGTcagggagaggggtgggagtgGTCAGGGAGAAGGGTGGGGTCACAGAGAGTGATGTGGTCAGCTAGAGAACTCACCAACTGACTAACTGACCGACTGACTaaactcacaacacacactcaccctcgcAGATCATAGGCTCAATGGTGAACACATGGCCTGGCTTCATCACCCCCACAGCTTTATtttcttcagagagagagagagagggggagagggagagggagaaacagagtgaGTTGCCCGTTGAAATCATACGCTTGCAGCTTCACTCAAAACCAGCCGCACTTCCCCACgtgcccagcagggggcgagtGGGTTACTCACTGGCGTAGTGTGGCACGTTGGGCGCGGTGTGGAACAGCTTGTGGATGCCGTGGCCACAGTAACTGCGCACCACTGAGAACCCGCTGGCCTGGGCGTGCTTCTGGATGATGTTGCCCAGCTCCCTGTAGCGAACGCCTGGCTTCACTGGGGGCAGAGGaagcagacggggggggggtcagtttgggatggggggggggtcgcacTGGTGACTCACATTAGTCAGGTGGACCCACTAATGCTCTTTCATTGTAAGTTGCTCAGGATATTTAGCGTTTTCTAAATTAACGCAATGGCGAAGAATAATATGACAGTGACATTGtcccacccactcccccttATAACAGCAAACAGGCTCAAACCCGCGTCGATGGACTGCATGAGGCACTCGTAGGTCGTCTGGACCAGCCTTCGCGCCCCTTCCTCCACTTCCCCAACAAAGAAGGTTTCGTTAAGGTCTCCATGGTACCCATTGCGGTAAACGGTGATGTCCACTGCaaggggagaaaagggggggacATTTTAAAGTTTGTGAAGATGAGTTACCACTGGCCTGGTTTGTCACTGGCCTGGTACACAGCAAATATAAAAGGTAATAAAAGGGTcaagataaataaaaaggtCCAGATTTGATTGTAGGAACGAGAAGCCAATGGATTTTCGGGTGTTTCCTGGAAATTTCTCTGCAAAGTGTCAAAGTCATTGACACAGTGGTGCTCTCTTTTCCCTAAGTATCACCTGATTGAACACAGACACTGTCATCTAAGTTTGTGCAGTTTGATTGGGTGCTAAATTGCAGTTATTTCACTGGATCGTGATGTTCCTGTGTCCTTTGTTTGAACCCCGaggtgtttttcttcttctcttaaATCTGGAATTTGAGTCGTCGTTCGATGCTCAAAGTGTTTGATGCCGAGACAGCGCTGTTTAACAGAACCCCCCGAGTTCCTCGCACCCACGGGCTGGCTGGGCGAAACACACCGTTGAGAATATCTccgtcctgcagggggcgccggTCCGGGATGCCGTGACAGATGACCTCGTTGACGGACGTGCAGCAGGACTTGGGAAAGTTGTAGTAGTTGAGGGGCGAGGGGTAGCAGTTCCTCGCCGTGCACGCCTGGAAAAAGAGGAACGAGCATTCATGGGGGGGAGGcgcttggtgggggggggtaatggtAACCACGGGAAATGGAAAACTGCCCCTTTACCAGGTGCACGGCGTGGTCGATCTCCTCAGTCGTCATGCCAGGTTTCACCATCAGGGCGGCGATGTCGAGCACCTCTCGGGCGAGCTGTCAGGAACAGGCCAAATGACGGATCTCACGTTCTCAAAGGGAAACAATCAGTCATCACCCACTACAGACCAGATGTTCTGACCAAGGCGGTCGTATGTAAGGTTAGACCCGCCCACAAACAAAAGCCTCTGttttgaccctttttaaaaGAGAACATGGCGCAGGGCTTCTGGAAGTTTCTCTGGcttagagcatctgctaagtggctgtaatgtaatgtaaaggctTGACACAGTAGCCGGGTATGAATGACCACTATGAATCCGAGCCAGCATTCGAAATAACTGCCGACCGGTCTGAGACTTATTGTCTGGCTGAGGTCAGGGGATATTCCGGTGGTTTATTTTTGGTGTCGTGTCCAAGTGCTAAATGGAAACTCGCACGCTACACCAAAGGGTCACAGTGTCAACTGCAAGGGAATCCGGTGGATCTTGTTCCTTTACACTCCACACAGACGAGGGGGAACGCTTCAAATCCCCTCAGCTCCCTGCACTCCACACTTCAGACACACataaatgaaatacatacaacacaaatacaattaaaaataaaagctgaaaagcaTATTCTCTTAATTGCTTTACATACCCTGCACACGACTCTCATGCCTTCGATGTCCTCCGGAGAGAGAATCTTAATCTGGGACGTCCCCTTCATGGTCTGCTCAGACTCGGACATCCCTGGAAGAAACGGCCAGAGAATTCCCATCGTGTCattttcacagacagacagacgcagagAAGGCCAAGCAGTCCGTGAAAACGGAtttcagaaacaggaaatggaatcTGGTTTGTGATC encodes:
- the LOC135254550 gene encoding alcohol dehydrogenase class-3 isoform X2, translated to MSVIMATAGKVIKCKAAVAWGAGKTLSIEEVEVAPPKAHEVRIKLFATGICHTDSYTLSGSDPEGLFPVILGHEGAGTVESVGEGVTKFKAGDTVVPLYVPQCGDCKFCKNPKTNLCQKIRVTQGQGQMPDRTTRFTCQGKPVFHFMGCSTFSEYTVVVDISLAKVDEKAALDKVCLLGCGISTGYGAVLNTAKVEPGSTCAVFGLGALGLAVIMGCKEVGASRIIGVDINPDKFQKAKEFGATELVNPKDHSRPIQEVLVEMTDGGLDYTFECVGNVAIMRAALEACHKGWGVSVIIGVAGAGQEISTRPFQLVTGRTWKGTAFGGWKSVESVPKLVDDYMNKKLKVDEFVTHTLPFDKINEGFELLHSGQSIRTVLNF
- the LOC135254550 gene encoding alcohol dehydrogenase class-3 isoform X1, which translates into the protein MYSVGSSVHCDVYRSIANPHVKTTKVIKCKAAVAWGAGKTLSIEEVEVAPPKAHEVRIKLFATGICHTDSYTLSGSDPEGLFPVILGHEGAGTVESVGEGVTKFKAGDTVVPLYVPQCGDCKFCKNPKTNLCQKIRVTQGQGQMPDRTTRFTCQGKPVFHFMGCSTFSEYTVVVDISLAKVDEKAALDKVCLLGCGISTGYGAVLNTAKVEPGSTCAVFGLGALGLAVIMGCKEVGASRIIGVDINPDKFQKAKEFGATELVNPKDHSRPIQEVLVEMTDGGLDYTFECVGNVAIMRAALEACHKGWGVSVIIGVAGAGQEISTRPFQLVTGRTWKGTAFGGWKSVESVPKLVDDYMNKKLKVDEFVTHTLPFDKINEGFELLHSGQSIRTVLNF
- the metap1 gene encoding methionine aminopeptidase 1 codes for the protein MAAVEPRECETDGCSSEAKLQCPTCIKLGIQGSYFCSQECFKGSWSTHKLLHKKAKEDKSKDETKSSVENDVNTDPWPGYRYTGKLRPHYPLTPKRPVPDNIQRPDYAEHPLGMSESEQTMKGTSQIKILSPEDIEGMRVVCRLAREVLDIAALMVKPGMTTEEIDHAVHLACTARNCYPSPLNYYNFPKSCCTSVNEVICHGIPDRRPLQDGDILNVDITVYRNGYHGDLNETFFVGEVEEGARRLVQTTYECLMQSIDAVKPGVRYRELGNIIQKHAQASGFSVVRSYCGHGIHKLFHTAPNVPHYAKNKAVGVMKPGHVFTIEPMICEGGWQDETWPDGWTAVTRDGKRSAQFEHTLLVTETGCEILTRRLDDSGRPHFMSQM